In Pseudomonas asiatica, the following are encoded in one genomic region:
- a CDS encoding ABC transporter permease codes for MSAAKLRSSAWGYGLSSPALLLFLALLVVPLGLTVLLSFNAFDYSSGIQAGQYTLGHYLSLVTDTYYYEIFFRTFWISALVTLLCVLIGIPEALVLSRMGAPWRSIFLILVLTPLLISVVVRAFGWSLLLGADGLVNQGITALGGQPVKLLYTPFAVIIGLVHVMLPFMIIPVWTSLQKLDPTAEQAALSLGASQWTVFRRIVLPQIMPGVLSGTLIVFGLAASSFAIPGLLGGRRLKMVATMIYDQYLAELNWPMGATIAVALLLINLLVMLSWNRLVEHRYKRALGV; via the coding sequence ATGAGCGCGGCAAAGCTGCGCAGCAGCGCCTGGGGCTATGGCTTGAGCAGCCCGGCGCTGCTGTTGTTCCTGGCCTTGCTGGTGGTGCCATTGGGGCTGACCGTGCTGCTGTCGTTCAACGCGTTCGACTACAGCAGCGGCATCCAGGCCGGCCAGTACACCCTCGGCCATTACCTGAGCCTGGTGACCGACACCTACTACTACGAGATCTTCTTCCGTACCTTCTGGATCAGCGCCCTGGTCACCCTGCTTTGCGTGCTGATCGGCATCCCCGAGGCCTTGGTGCTCAGCCGCATGGGCGCGCCGTGGCGCTCGATATTCCTGATCCTGGTGCTGACCCCGCTGCTGATTTCGGTAGTGGTGCGAGCCTTCGGCTGGAGCCTGCTGCTAGGCGCCGACGGCCTGGTCAACCAGGGCATCACTGCCCTCGGCGGGCAGCCGGTGAAGCTGCTGTATACGCCGTTTGCAGTGATCATCGGCCTGGTCCACGTGATGCTGCCGTTCATGATCATCCCGGTGTGGACCTCGCTGCAGAAACTCGACCCGACTGCCGAGCAGGCTGCGCTATCGCTGGGTGCCAGCCAGTGGACGGTGTTCCGCCGCATCGTGCTGCCACAGATCATGCCCGGCGTGCTGTCGGGCACGCTGATCGTGTTCGGCCTGGCCGCCAGCTCGTTCGCCATCCCAGGCCTGCTGGGCGGTCGCCGCCTGAAGATGGTCGCCACCATGATCTACGACCAGTACCTGGCCGAACTGAACTGGCCGATGGGTGCAACCATCGCCGTGGCCCTGCTGCTGATCAACCTGCTGGTGATGCTCAGCTGGAACCGATTGGTCGAACACCGCTACAAACGCGCACTTGGAGTCTGA
- a CDS encoding ABC transporter ATP-binding protein, producing the protein MTFLLIDKLCKRYGATEAVASSSLAIEKGEFVSLLGPSGCGKTTTLQMIAGFVEVTSGRIVLDGRDITHAKPASRGLGVVFQSYALFPHMTVRDNVAFGLRMRKVANADIARRVDQALALVRLDKHAERYPRELSGGQRQRVALARALVIEPPVLLLDEPLSNLDAHLREEMQFEICRIQNEVGITTLMVTHDQAEALSISDRVVVMEAGRITQVDAPYRLYEHPGTPFISDFVGKANRLHGVTGPDGQPRADAQGPLTLSLRPEKISLGPAGSGKLAGRISCRYFLGSQWLYRVDTALGNLAVVRANDGNTPLDEGTQVGLDWNDALLRVLNAGEVAA; encoded by the coding sequence ATGACCTTTCTGTTGATCGACAAGCTTTGCAAGCGCTATGGCGCCACGGAGGCAGTGGCCAGCTCGTCACTGGCCATCGAGAAAGGCGAGTTCGTCTCCCTGCTTGGCCCTTCGGGCTGCGGCAAGACCACCACCCTGCAAATGATTGCCGGCTTCGTCGAGGTCACCAGCGGCCGCATTGTCCTCGACGGCCGCGACATCACCCACGCCAAGCCGGCCAGCCGAGGCCTGGGCGTGGTATTCCAGAGCTACGCGCTGTTCCCGCACATGACCGTGCGCGACAACGTCGCCTTCGGCCTGCGCATGCGCAAGGTGGCCAACGCCGACATAGCCCGCCGGGTCGACCAGGCCCTGGCGCTGGTGCGCCTGGACAAACATGCCGAGCGCTACCCGCGCGAACTCTCCGGCGGCCAGCGTCAACGGGTGGCCCTGGCCCGTGCACTGGTGATCGAACCGCCGGTGCTGCTGCTGGACGAACCACTGTCCAACCTGGACGCCCATCTGCGTGAAGAAATGCAGTTCGAGATCTGCCGTATCCAGAACGAGGTCGGCATTACCACTTTGATGGTCACCCACGACCAGGCCGAGGCGCTGTCGATCAGCGACCGGGTGGTGGTGATGGAAGCCGGGCGCATTACCCAGGTCGATGCCCCCTACCGCCTGTATGAACACCCGGGCACGCCTTTCATTTCCGACTTTGTCGGCAAGGCCAACCGCCTGCACGGCGTAACCGGCCCCGACGGGCAACCGCGGGCGGATGCCCAGGGCCCGCTGACCCTCAGCCTGCGCCCGGAAAAGATCAGCCTCGGCCCGGCCGGCAGCGGCAAGCTCGCAGGCCGCATCAGCTGCCGTTACTTCCTCGGCAGCCAATGGCTGTATCGGGTCGACACCGCCCTGGGCAACCTGGCCGTGGTGCGTGCCAACGACGGCAACACCCCGCTGGATGAAGGCACACAGGTCGGCCTGGACTGGAACGATGCCCTGCTGCGGGTGCTGAACGCTGGCGAGGTGGCGGCATGA
- a CDS encoding IclR family transcriptional regulator, giving the protein MDSDKRNEQAKEVGVSAVSRLFAVLRALGDCGGEGEKVSQLALRVGLAQPTTHRLLRSLIEEGMVDQCATSKRYRLSLDFFALAAKAGQAGNLRDVVRPSLLRLSASLGDSLFLLARSGFDAVCLDRSEGPYPIRTFTGDIGGRVALGVGQGSLAILAFLPEEERDEVIRYNLPRLKDFHHYDEVMLRAEIDNVRSLGYAGRNTGVLDGMAGLAVPILDRNGHAVAALSVATISDRLGPNRMPTVVALLKREAAAIGERVNPFDPVLRRPSHVFG; this is encoded by the coding sequence ATGGATTCCGATAAACGAAATGAGCAGGCCAAGGAAGTAGGTGTCAGTGCAGTGTCGCGTTTGTTCGCCGTGTTGCGTGCGCTGGGAGATTGCGGTGGCGAGGGCGAGAAGGTCAGCCAACTGGCGCTGCGGGTTGGCCTGGCGCAACCCACGACCCACCGCCTGCTGCGCAGCCTGATTGAAGAAGGCATGGTCGACCAGTGCGCGACCAGCAAGCGCTACCGGCTGAGCCTGGATTTTTTTGCCTTGGCGGCCAAGGCCGGGCAAGCCGGCAACCTGCGCGATGTGGTGCGCCCCAGCCTGCTGCGGCTGTCGGCCTCGCTGGGCGATTCGCTGTTCCTGCTGGCGCGCTCAGGGTTCGATGCGGTGTGCCTGGACCGCAGCGAAGGGCCATACCCGATTCGTACCTTCACCGGTGATATCGGCGGCCGTGTGGCCTTGGGGGTGGGGCAGGGCAGCCTGGCAATCTTGGCCTTCCTGCCGGAGGAGGAGCGCGACGAGGTGATCCGCTACAACCTGCCGCGGCTGAAGGATTTCCACCATTACGACGAAGTCATGCTGCGCGCCGAAATCGACAATGTGCGCAGCCTCGGCTATGCCGGGCGCAATACTGGAGTACTCGATGGCATGGCCGGCCTGGCGGTGCCGATCCTCGATCGTAACGGCCATGCGGTGGCGGCCCTGAGCGTGGCGACCATCAGCGACCGCCTGGGGCCCAACCGCATGCCGACCGTGGTAGCGCTGCTCAAGCGCGAGGCGGCGGCGATTGGCGAGCGGGTCAACCCGTTCGACCCGGTGCTGCGCCGGCCTTCGCATGTGTTTGGTTGA